ATCTATCCTTACTATCACCACTTAGTGACCCATCGAacatgtatgtgtgtgtgagagagagagagagagaaagaaagagaggaaTGGGAAACGGAATCACACCGCTAGGAGCACCCTTCACCggaaaatgaagagaaaaaacgtaaaaaaggaCTGCACCTCGCTCGGGACTGGCGTGGGGAGGCGTAAATGAAGTGAGCATTAGTGAGCATAAACATAATCAACTGAAGAACAGATTCCGGACGCCGGACTGAGTGATGTtcggggctggctggctggcgaaccCATTTTGTGGTCTACTCGTAAgctggcgatgatgatcgaAATCGGTGGCGAATGTTCGCCCGTTATGTTGTGGCAGCAGCATTCTTGAGTTGTACCTGTTATTCTTgctcttccttttcttcttcttcttctcgtttctgttgttgttcgtttccTACTGTCATTACTATGCaacacccagcccagcccacaGAAGGTGGAATTAAATTGAATGAGAATTTTCCACATTCTCTACGCTTTGATGGGTGctgtttttatgctctccaGGATCCAGCGACCCGAGCGAGCTCAGTCGAGCATAAAATTATGATAAGCTCCGCCCATACCATCCGCCGCCCCGCCACCTCGCACAGGATGGAAAATGGTGCGAAACGCTCGTGAActccggggggggggatggCGCCAATTACGATGATGGGTGTTTTGCTGGTTGTTAAATTGATGGTGAGACTGTTTCGTTTCCCTTCTCGCCGCGGGTGCCGGATGCTGGCCGGCTGCTGTTTGTATACCCCGGtacccgttttttttttttgttcgtttctttgGCCCGCTTAGCCACCGGcgtctattgttttgtttattaataaaCATCTCCAAAACGCTCGTCGGAGTCGGGCGTGGGGCGATAAAATTGTAGAACTTCAAGCGGAACATATGCGATTACGGTGCTTAtaaccaacccaacccacccaaccccCGGGGATATTATCCCCGCCCTGGCCACGGAACAATGGCGTGAAAAGCAAACCCTCAGAAATGCGGTGACGGGTCGACAGTGATTAATTTTCAGCACCGAAGAGCAGCCGATAGAGCCGTCGAAGAGGCCCAAAGTGTCACGAACCTTTCCacatttccgcttccggtttccgccTCCGCCCGCCTCCGTCCGTCCAATTTGTTTCCGACCGTTCCGGACGCGCgcaccgccggaaccggaaatggaccGTTTTTCTTACCGGCCCTCTCggatttttttcgcttctgcCGCACGCACGGGAGTTGCGTGAAGTGGAAATAGTTTAACCCCCTTCCCACTCTTTCTTACCACCAACAGCCGCCCTTCCCACCCTCCTTCCCGAGAAGCAGTGCCGGGCATAATTAATAATTGGAAAAGGCTCACGTTCACGTTCACGGCTGGCTCGCGACCGGGAAACtgtgtctttctttctccatctctctttctcgcactCACTTTCTTGGAAACTCTTTCGACCCATGGGCCCATTCACCCGACCTTCGTGCTCGGTTCAATCCTTTCGCAGCCGCACATCCGAAATGGCAGCCTTTGGGACCGAATGGCAGTTCAAACCCCGAGACCTGAGTTACTTTCCAGCCGCCACCAGGTGCGTTGTCGCTAAGTGTTGACgctgtttgtttggtgttgctTTCAAATGTGAAACACTCTTGGTGGTATTAGTGGCCTGCGCACCAGAAATCATGAtattttctgttgctttctgtaacgttgcgTTTTTACAGGCGGAGTTGATGGCCACACGTCGACCAATGCATCACCACAATCCGGCACGCCGGTCTTATGGCTCATTTTTGGAGCCCGCCCCTATCATGCTTCTGTCAAActatattatttatttttacactGCATATCAGGTCTTCCAGGGAGATGAgaacttttttcaaagaaatcaaatgtttattacattgaaacgaaccatttttttgttgttgttaaacgtatgtgccatcgctagatatacatttctcctatctcgCTGCtaatcgtggattcccagacgaaagaattcttcgccttcgccgaagcaaaccaattagtcctCCAATTTCGACAtcctcgtaggaaacgaaatactgctcagccaatacgagtcccatcgatgaaaattaatggtattcggaaagagccaagtctggtgaatcCAGTGAGGGGCGAGGGGGGGCCGCAGAAATAGCAGCACCCATCCAaatgatttgattgtatcctgaaccagttttacTTTGTAtgtaatggaggcgccagggcatggaggcgccaggtgctccATGGAGAACCAGAAGACAcggctttttttttcatttttcgatcaatgcgtGGGTTAaaaattgattatttgttgTTGTCCAAATTGtgatgcaccacacctttctgtcccatcagaagTCCTTTTTATTAGATCCTCCGACACTCTTTGTTCGTTAAGTTCgtactgcgatcttccaaaaacaagccaatcatttgatgcaattctgtagcagaaaaataattatttccGGCAAAACgccattttcaggcacaaaagttgacatggtctaagATTCAAAGGTCTCAAAGGTCATGGTCTTTCAAGGATCGGTTGCAAACGCAATTTCTTTTTCAAGCTgcaatcatttacctgatgcgaaaacaaggtaatgttgccaaaaaagcaaaactaggaGGTCCAAATTtacagctagagccatcttttGAACAGTCCGAATCTCAAGTTTTTGGACAGACCGGGATAGACCGACCGCCGCGAGGTGTTCCACCTTGCACTTGCGTTTTGTTCCGTGCCGCTGCAGATTAACTGCAGCTGCCgacggtcgacgacgacgacgacgacggaacaccGACGGTTTGGTTCCGACATTCCATTCCGATGGCGTGCGGTGCGTGGGTCTGTTGCCATTTGTTTCCAACACACACCTCGAATCGAAAGCTACGCTCATTAAAAGCCGCCTTTCCGATTTGCCGAGCCGGAACCGGTAACGCAGGATGTTGCCTGGCAGCGGGcgtaaaatttcaaattaataGCACGAGCGCTTAAAGTCCGCGaccaaaaggaaaaaaaatgaaccggcagcagccggaaaCTGAACCCACACAcgaacgaaatcgaacgaaattagaaaaataaagcgcggttccggcgggcgggctgaACCGGCCTGACAAGTAGTTTGACTTTCGCCGGTTGCCGGGCTCACAACCTTTGGCATTTCCTTTTAATCCTCCCAGTTTCCCGGTCGACCCCGCGCGCGCTAGTAGTGGTCCAGATCGATTtaagtggctggctggctgggggggtttctctcgctctctgtttcCCTTCAAGGACTCTTCCCTTTCAAGCCTGGTCGGGGTCGGGTGATCCGTTTCCGGGCTTTTCCCTTCCGGCAGCTCTCAATTTAATGGCGACCCAACGCAGATCGCGGGGCGGCGAATTTCGGGCCGAACTTGAACGGTTTTTAGGAGGCCTGCCCGGGGTCGCGCGACACTTGCTCCCCCCTCCTCCACCAGGTACTCACGAGGAATCAATttcgcgtccgtccgtccgtccgtcgggcgCACCTCACAAAAGCGCTgccaaacaaaagcaaaagcgtaagaaaaaaacgcaactCCCGACGAGAGCCccggaaaaataataaaaaccaaTCGGGTCAATAAAAATactcccccccacccgggccgGTGTATGCAGCGGAAAAACCGCCCTTCGACGCGGCAATCGTCTTAATCACCACATCCGGATCTTGGCTCGcgccccgcccgcccgaccgacggaaccCTGGCAAAGCAGAAATTGCACATTATCTTTTATTAAACGCTCGCTCCCGGCCCGCTCCCGGCCGGCTCCCGTTCCTTATTTATGTCGGTTGGAAGGGGGGAAGCGGGGGAAGAGGGTGCGAGGGAAGGAAGGTATACAATCTCCATGCCCTCACGGTCACGGTAAAAACACGGCACTTCCGCGACCCGGCACCCCCGGAAGAGCCTGGCGGGCGCCATTTTGGCCgtaaaatttgcatttcaatcattttgatgCCGAGCGACCCCACGGGGAGGAGCGATGGTAGGGGCGGGTAGTGGGGCTTCTCCACCCCCACGCTCCACAATCCCCACCCCGGCCCCGCCCTAatttgctttttcttttgccggcGAGCGCCGCGGCTCTCTCGGGTGTCTGATGTCCGGTCCGGACCACTTCGCAGGTCCTTAGcgcttgtttgtgtgtgagtgggTGTGTTGCATTCCACTTTGAggaatcggcatcggcaggatggctggtgtggtgtggaGCGAGGGCACGAAGCGCTAGCGCTAATAAAATGAGTTGGACCCGATCGGATCCGCAATCCATCAATCGCCGAAGCCTGCGGAAGCTCCCGTGGGGGAGGCCCGTGGGGTCCAGGAGGGGGTTCCGCGCGGGGGCTAATTATGCATCGCGCTTCAGCCGGCGCCCAGCTCATCACGGCTGCACATTCCACAAGAACCCGGTCGCGAGGTCCCGGTCAAGAATTCGAACGCGGATTCTCTAGAACAGAACatccgggtttttttttttttggggagggTTTTCATTAGCCGGTGCGAGTAATTAGGAGCGGCAAACGAAGGCAACCCACCCCACGTGCGGTGTCTGGTCTGGATCTGGAGGTAGCGTTTCAAATAGGGACTAGGGACTTTTTGCTCCCAGAAACACTCCCACAGCCCAGATGTAGATTGTACCCGGTTCATGTTGGTGACAGTTCCAGGTTTTGGGAGTGATTTCCAGGAGTCATTCCAGGAGTCTGTGGGAACGGCACAGTACAGACACTGTTCAGCCGAGCAGTTAAGCAGTTCTTTCAGTCCAGTTCTTGCCTCCCCAAAAACGGACGAAATTAATTGGCTCGGCCACAATCAGGCTCGGGCTAATCGAACTGTTATCGAACGGGCGACCGTATCAGTAGCTGAGCTGAGTAATTGGAATTAATAGGGCGCGTCAAACGAGTGAATCCCTGGTGCGCCCAGAGCCGGGATCACCAAGAGTAAGCTGTGGTGGCGTGACGTAACTGACGTGACAGCGAAGAATTACCCGTTATTTACCGCCGTTGGTCACTTACGGTCTGAGCGAGAGGGCGATGAAACTTTTCACTGTTGCCCGTGTGCCTAATTGTAATGAAATGTTTCGAGTACAAGCCGGGTACTGTGATGGTCCAGTTCTTGGTGATTCAGCGCTTCAACGTTCGGCGAAGATTTCATTAGGAGGTGCCAAAGGTGCACGTTTGACTCACGACACGACCGTCACCCGTCGTCGGTCACGCCCCGGCACCCCCGGATTCCCATTGGCGAAAGTCAATTACTTAATCAACCGACGCCACACCGGCAGCACACGGCCTCCGGAACAAGAAGAACCCGAGACCATGAAACCAgagaaccaaaacaaaagcacagCAAGATGAAAACAGAGCCCGGTAAGCCCGGAACAAAAAGTTCCATTCCGTGCTGTGAGTGTGTCGATTCAATTTCTGGAACCTCCCAACAAACAGCGAGTTCGCACACaagaaaaaagcagaaaacggAAGAACAGAAAGAacaggaaaaagaaaggagtGGAGTAGTCGAAAcctggggggagggggggtgcAAACAAAAGTTGCTCCTGCCCCGAAATGGGCAGAAGTCCGTGTCCGACAATCCGTGCACCGAGTCGTCCTGGAGGTGGGGTATGGTGGGTatatcaacattttttttttcggttccaagaccaccaccaacagttTTGAGCAAGAGCACACGTGTGGCCGCCCCCGCGTCCACGTGGAATGGAGTTTAAGGTTTTGCTcgggccccccgggggggtctGCGGTGGGCTCTGGTCTGGGACACAGACCATGACCATGATCGCGGAGTGTAGGGCGGACGGTGGAGTCAGGTAATACTGGGAAACGGGGCCGGGGCGACCGGGCGACTAAATAATGCCATTATCCCAATCAACTAGCCCACAGGCCACAGGGCCAAAGGGGCGGCCCGCCTGGTTCCCGATTCCCAAGAATTGTTCTCAAGTTCGCCTCGAGGACCACTTTCGGGGCCTCCCTCTCTCGTTTTCCGGGGGAAGGGGGGCTGGTCTTTGCTGTCCGCTGATGTTTTGTTAGCTTGTTAGCTCACTTGGCAGAGACCACTGTGCTGCACGCCCCCAAGCCCAACCGAACAAGCGTAGCGTAGCGTACGACCAAAAAAAGAGGCAAACCATTTTCCCCAAATCATGATCTCGTTAGGGAGGGAACGCTACGCCGACGCCACCCTATCCGGAACTCCCGCGCGCGGCGTATCAGGGGGCGTATCCGTGACAAATGATCGTATACTTGACGAACCTTTcctttccgggcccgggcaccgAGGGCCACAAAGTCAGCATCTTTTGTGTCCCGGGTGTCGCGTCCCAGCCGCCGGGATATGGAtgtgtatgtttgtttggAGACGCTAGACGCTGACAGATGGCACCGCACCGTCCTGGATGGTCCACGGCCGTCCTGGAGGTACTCACCGACATTAGTTTTCATTATTCGACCCTGACCAGCACCAGCGTGGGGGGCCACGGGAGGACGCTCCCACTTCGGTCACGTAAGTGCACCTACATGAGTCAGCAGACTTTGGGCCacctccggaccggacgctGATTTCTTTCTGGCTTGGCTCGTGGACCCAACGGAGTGCCCaacgaaacgaacagaaaCGACGTGTGGGCACGTTCTTCTCGACGTTCTCGACCATCGCGCTAGACCAGACAAAAGAGTCCGGACAGTGGTCCCCATGGTCAGGCGGATAGAGGGGCCAGGTGGGGTGGGTAAAGTTATGTGGTTAGCCGCTAGCCGCTAAACGATTTATCAAACATTCACGAACGAGTCCAGGTTCGATTTCCGGGGTGCTCTCTGGGTGCAATTCTTCGATTCGCAAGTGCGACCTACGGCCCCGGCGATTACTGTTGTATTCGTTGTTTccttactctctctctctctctctttctcttcttaCTCCCCACAGGACCTGCCTTCTGGGGGCTGATCAACCCGGAGTGGTCACTGTGCAACAAGGGCCGCCGGCAGTCACCGGTCAACCTGGAACCGCAGCGGCTCCTGTTCGACCCGAACCTGCGCACCCTCCACATAGACAAGCACCGTGTAGGTATAGTCGGCAGTCGGTCCGCTGGGTGGGGGACACAGCGGGGGAAAAATCTCACCTTCCCTCCCCttccttccgccgccgccgtctaGATCAGTGGCACCATCGCCAATACGGGCCACAGTGTCATCTTCACCGCGGACAATGAAACCATTTCGGCCTACGGTACGCCCCAGATACCGGTCAACCTGACCGGGGGGCCACTCTcgtaccggtaccggttccaCGAGATCCACGTCCACTACGGGCTGCACGACCAGTTCGGGTCGGAGCACAGCGTCGAGAGCTACACGTTCCCGGCCGAGATCCAGATCTTCGGCTACAACTCGCAGCTATACGCCAACTTCAGCGATGCCCTCTACCGGGCTCAGGGCATCGTCGGCGTCGCGATACTGCTACAGCTGGGTGACCTGTCCAACCCGGAGCTTCGGATGCTGACCGACCAGCTGGAGCGGATCCGGTACGGGGGCGACGAGTCGCCGGTCCGGCGCATCTCGGTGCGTGACCTGCTGCCCGACACCGAGCACTACATGACGTACGAGGGCtcgacgacggcaccggccTGCCACGAGACCGTCACCTGGCTCGTGATGAACAAACCGATCTACATCACCAAGCAGCAGGTGGGTTTCCGGTtcctagtccagtccagtccaggtAGTCCAGGGGCGCGCGGTCTAGAGCACCGGTCTAACCTGATTCTCCAACTACTACAGCTCCACGCACTCCGGAGGCTGATGCAGGGCGGACCGGACCATCCGAAGGCACCGCTCGGCAACAACTTCCGGCCGCCGCAGCCCCTGCTGCACCGCCCGGTGCGGACCAACATTGactttcgaaacaaacaggAAAAGGGGGGTAAAATATGTCCAACTATGTACAAGGACGTTCACTATAAAGGTAAGGTCCGCGCAGACGTGCTCGTACGGTGTTCCATACAAGTGTTCGGGGGTTTTCGGGGGAAACTTGACGCGATTACTTGActcaaacttcattctggaaattgtaaaccCCGGTTTGGTGGTCAAAACTTCAACATTTACGAAATCGGGACGCGCTAGAGAGTTCTGACTTGCTGTCAAAAGTGTCAAactgaaaaaataaaattttaagtAGGAGCCGGCGTCAACGCTGTCGCTGActaccgagaaatgtttgGCTGACCTTGGACAACATTTGGTTTGGCAACAGCGGACGCCCCGTTCTTCGGAATCCTGAGCgcacttgatggatcaccctacAGCAGCAGTTCTACAACATCTGGCCTAGCTCTCATCTGATGgttcgatcgttttttttccttcccattCTCGTCTCTCCAACCTGACAGCTAATAGCTGGAAACACAACTGAGCGAAAGCGACGCAGGATGCAGCTACTGGGGTACGGCtacgacgccgacgacggcgacggaccTGACCCGGACGGCGAAGAACCTGACGGCGATAGTCTAGTCGTGTTCAGACCGTAACCGCGCGttatgagtgtgtgtgtgtgtgtgtgtggatcgaCTGTAGTTCGCCAGCAATCAGCTGTTTCTAGGTCTAGccacctggctggctggttacCTGGAAACCGGCCCGTCGAAGTATTCCtcgtttgcttttgttgttgtcacCGTGGTTCGTTATTAACTAATCATTGGAGAAGTTGGGAAGTCAGGACTTGAGGTGGGACCGTAGTGGTGGTGGGTGCTGGTGATGCCCACTTGTATACctaaccccccccccccccgcgtaCCTCACCCCCACACCGACTCCCGTGAACGTGGACCAGAGTGAGTGGTTCAGTCTTGGTTCTTCTGGAAATTTCTGTGTGGACCAGAACACCGGACCCCGGACTACTCGGACGATGCAACTGGTTACTCGCCGGCACCTCTAGCTTCCCGTCGGTTCCCGTCCCCTGCCGTTCATCGAGGAAGTGCTGCCAACAAAGTTTTGCCATTCGAACCAGAGAAGGTCCTGGGAGCGTGGAGCGTGGGATATCCAGGAGCGTTTCGTTGTGTGGCAACAAAGTAAAGCGGAGAAACTCAACCAAAGCTGATTAGCAGGAGTGAGACAGGACAGGAAAGTGGGGCGGGCGGGGGGCGCgggggaagaaaaatcaaaacagagagagggcgaaaagggcgagagaaagagagagagaaagagcactTGTTAAAGAAACAATGTGGGCAGAGGCACAAACAGAGCAACCGAAgcaaacccgaacccgaaagcgTACATGCGAAGCGTAATGTGTTCAAGTCCGTGGCCGAGAAAGGACGCGCAACTTCCCAGTGATCGAGCCCAGAATGCAACCGGAAGCAAGCAAGAAAGTGtagcgaacgaacggaagcAAGAAAGAGTAGCAAAACGAACGCTGGAACCGTGGAGTAAACAAAGAACTTGAAGCGCATCAAGAACGGCACCGCAGGGAAAAGTTGCATCTTCCGTTCTCTCGggagcaacgacgacgacggcggcccggGACGAAGCGGCCCGaagcgggagcgggaacaCAAGGTACACAAACTATATTACTCCCGTCACTCAACCTCCCTTTCCACTTCTCCCCTTCCGCACCCTTCCTCTCCCTACGAGTGTGTTTATTGCCCGTgacacaaaaaaggcgaggacgaggacgaaagaaaaaaaaaaagaccgaacggaaacgaacgaacccggGAGGGCTAAACTCTATTAAAAGTTTCGAATAATTTGTACATAATATTAATACCAGCTTCACAGTGGTCCCCGGTGGGGGGTGGAGGGGGGAGTGTGGGCGGCCGAGGGGGACAAGCAAAGTGCCGCCAATAGACCGGTGTGTCGCCGCCCCCGTTCTATTGCATCCCATTCCATCCcatcgcagcagcacccagcAGGAGGGCCGGTCGGCCGCTATAATGTAGCAAATAAATTTCCAGCCGCCAGCCGAGTGCGGggacgataaaaataaaaattggaaatgaAACAGTGTGCACCCCGGGGCCGCAAGGAGGCGACGAACCAGGACGGTGTGGATGTAGCAAAACAGGATACTTGCAGgtgcaacaaacaacacacgaaGCACGAAGCACGAAGCGCGGTGTGTGGGAATGAAACCGGTTTGTAACCGGAAAAAACTAGCCAGCAAATTGCCCCGAAGGTGGCACAGGGAgggagccccccccccctcctcccCCTCCGTTGTATCCTGTGGAGACCACCCAGTGGAGAGCAACAGTCGGCACAgccggttcgcttcgcttctggCACCCGGGGAAGTGCAACGGGAATGGGCATGCTTCCGCAGAACGAGAGAACGTCCGTGCTATCACCTCGCCCTTCCTCCCAGCCCCCCCCTGCTTCCCATACACTCTTCCAGACTGGTTTTTGGGCATTCCTTCGCGTCTGCTTCCGGCGCAACAGCGCACATGTTTAAAGCAATGAGGCTGTATGGgtatgtttccttttttttttttttttcgacacGGGAagagagcgcaaaaaagcTACAGACAGACTGACGGAAGacagaggaaaaaaaggaaggatgCAAAAGGATGCAACGCATGCTGGCGCATGCAGCGCGTGTAGCCGAGCGGGCGACGGACGCGTTCGCAGTTGGTACGAAAAGTTGGGTGAATTTTCGGTGTCTTTCCAatttcttcaatttcaccaCCACAAGTTTGCttcgaggttttttttgttttgttctttgaaggtcccgtttttgtttattattaagTATTTTTAGCGTAGTTCAACTACGCAATTCTACGGATCCGGTTACACATTAACGTTCTCACAGTTGAGCAAGGAGCAACCTTTAGAGTGCAGTGAGCAActacattaaattaaaagcgGCAGTGAACAGGTCGAAATGATGGCCACATACGGCACCGACGGGCTTGAAGCCCCCCCCGAAAAGGCGTCGCTAACTGATGAGCTTCAAGGCAATGGCAATCAGTTTAAAGCAACCTTGCTACTAATGCATACTAAGAATTCTTTGCAGCAAACAATGTTACTTCTTGAGCGACCCAAACCGAATCAGGTGTCGCGCATAATTGTTCTAGGGCCACCAACACCGAGAAAGCTACCGAAAAACGACGTTTGATGAGTGCCGGAAACCGGGGAAAGTAAagtgagggggggggggggggggggttgaaTGGAGTAAGTGGGAGGAGTGCAAAAGTACAGGAAGTGCAACATCCGGGGTGCACCGAATCAAGAATCGCGGGACGGATCGGACCGAGAGCCGTTCGAGTGCTCGAGTGGTGTTACTAAACAAATCGTaggtttgtgtgtttttcggaGGAAACCAAGAGTTAATACCATCACACCATCTTTTattgctctttctctctctctctccattcTTGTTTGTCTTGCTCCGAGTGGCGGTTCCTTCCGGTCACGGATCGCTCCTCACTGAACTCCATTCAGTACCGAAGATactgatggaggcgcctggtaccgGCGGAGGGTGAAGGTGGAACCAGAGGTTTGCCCTCTCGCAACGTTGGTTGTGCACCCTCTCCCATTCCCGCAAACCCCTTCCCCAAACTCCCCAAAACGTAAAAGTGTTCCCTTTTGTCCGCCCGCCGTCCGCCTTTTCCATCCATTAATCAATGTTCCTTGTGAGAGGTGGATGAGCGGCAGGGGGGCGGGGTTGTTGAGAAGCTCCCACTTCCCACACCTTCACgtaaaattagaaaacaaaaacggtgaCGAAGacaacgaaagaaaaagtagaaaaaaatcCGATCAAAGAAGACCAGGGGCCAGGTTAATGAATTTCAATCCGCCCTTCCGAGTCCtttccactccactccacggcGTTTCCCCCttttgtgtggtttgtggtgttgttttgtggtttggtCAAGCACTCAGCCCAAGCCCAAGCACCGGGTACCGGCTCCCAGCGCTCGGTGAAGCTGTTCCGTGATTGTTCTAGCGTTTTTTCTAGCGCATGCCGTCATCGGAAGTTCGCTCCCTTCAATCAGAGTATTGCATGCtatcgctctctttctctctcttacacacagacacactctTTCTTGAGTCCGCGAGTGAcacaacgaaaagaaaagatgaacacgaaaagaaaacggaaagaaagtAGGAAGGTCTGGTTGAGCTGAGCACACATCttccggcagcaacagcaggttATGTTTCTATTATCCGCGGCATGATCGATAGCATATTTTATCATGTTGGGCAGGCCAGCCCACGGCGAGCGTCAGGTGGCCTGCGGCTTGCGGCCTCCCCCCCCGTCGGACCCAATTTGAACGATTTCCGGGCCTTTAAGTTTAACGAGATACTCTAAGAAAGATACCTACGATGGCACTACAAACGatgactcacacacacacgcgcacacacgtgcgtgccccccaccccaccagcACATCCGGatcgtgagtgagtgagtgagtgaggaAGCGCTTCAAATGTACATGCTAGGAACATTTTTACTGTAAATATAGGAATCATCATATCTCAGGCCGGCAGGCCCAAACTCCacagagagcaagagagagaggggtcAACTACCCGAAACG
This window of the Anopheles cruzii chromosome X, idAnoCruzAS_RS32_06, whole genome shotgun sequence genome carries:
- the LOC128278881 gene encoding carbonic anhydrase-related protein 10, which produces MSIHLHKPATAKRLLMLRLPAITTVSWEEWWTYDGISGPAFWGLINPEWSLCNKGRRQSPVNLEPQRLLFDPNLRTLHIDKHRISGTIANTGHSVIFTADNETISAYGTPQIPVNLTGGPLSYRYRFHEIHVHYGLHDQFGSEHSVESYTFPAEIQIFGYNSQLYANFSDALYRAQGIVGVAILLQLGDLSNPELRMLTDQLERIRYGGDESPVRRISVRDLLPDTEHYMTYEGSTTAPACHETVTWLVMNKPIYITKQQLHALRRLMQGGPDHPKAPLGNNFRPPQPLLHRPVRTNIDFRNKQEKGGKICPTMYKDVHYKANSWKHN